From the genome of Prionailurus bengalensis isolate Pbe53 chromosome D1, Fcat_Pben_1.1_paternal_pri, whole genome shotgun sequence:
tggagaagagaaattccaagcaggctccatggtgtcagggCAGAGCACAATGTGCAGCTAGATCAGGAagcgtgaggtcatgacctgagctaacatcAAGAGTcgaaacgcttaactgactgagtcacccaggcacccctcgaaaTTATCCTTTATAAGTGAATCCCCCTTGCTTATTCCTTTCCAGTTACCCATGCCTCCTTACAGCTACCAAGCATGCATTGTATATTCAACTTCAATGTCTTTGCATTTTCTGTTGTCCTTGACTGCAACACCCTTCCCCCAGTATCCATGAGGCCCATACATACCCTATACTGGAACACACTATTGCAATTCACCTGCTCTCCAATCCTTGTGTATACCCTTATACACACGTGTGTagacacccccacacacacattcagaaagagagagatcgaAAAGACTTGTTCCTACAGTTTTAACCCTCATCATTAGGGGAACctaatatccatttttaaaattaatcaccAAGAAATGAATAGTGAGAGAATGAAAATGTGAGGCATTTGACAATGTtggcataaaataaatatagtaagtaATTTCAAAGTTGGTGTTAGTCATGTAAAAGAATTATGAACACGGTAATAACTTTCATGGAGACAAGGAAGCACTTGCTCAGGTTGCTAATTATAAGCATGAGGGGCCTCAACAAAATGAGTCCAAATATTTAatagagacaaaggaaacaataCAATGTTGTGATGAAAACAAGAGCAACTGAGAAGTGAAACCTTTGCTTTAGCAAAAAGGGGGAGATAGTTTTATAGAGGTCCTTTAGTTTCAATTTTAAGTTTCCAACATAATTTTGCATGCTATGAGTAGTATTTATAAAGATAAGCATCTTTTCTGTTCCCTTAAGCCACAAGTCTGGCCATAGGCCAGAGGGTGAACTAAATTGTCTTCCCTCTTTTCCATCtacaaattttccatttcctagatgttccccccaccccccacatttcTAATGATCTCAGATGCACCATGATCTGAACATGACCCATAATTTGAGATTCCCtgattttcattctttgaaaataacttcTTACGGAGTAACTGCTTTCTGGCTATGTGCCCTCCAGCAAGAGATACCTTTCTCCTCCAAAATGGGGCTGAGTTTCAGTCAGGTGGTGAGCTCTCTAGGCCAGGTCTGAAAATTGCCCTGGGATCACCTCAAATTCAAAGGCCAAGAAAAGCAACAGCTAAAGACAGGTGATAAAAAACACTTAGCTATTAGTACCTTTCCAAATCAAAgcctagcaaaaaaaaaaaaaaaaaaagctgcttcaTCCATTGATCTTACATTGTAgccagctctctctttctctgggtaAATTTCTTCTCCACTAATTGGGACCTGAGTATGGCTCAGTGTTTCTAATTGTAGCAAATTTTAAGAGGAACTGGAAAGGATAGAGAATTAGATGATCCTAATCCTGCAACTTTCAGTGGCATACTTTCCTTTGACATGTCACATTTTCTCTGACCCAAGTACATTTGTCAATAATATTAGAGATGGACTAGATTCATGTCATTtagagatggaagagatgcaAAGGTAATCCAGTACCATCTTCTTAATCCCATGTGAAGAAAACTATGAACTGCCATCCCAGTTAATTAGTGGcagggcaaaaataaaaaaataaaataaaataaaataaagaaaataaaataacataaggtTTTCAAGCTCCTTCTCTAGTGTTTACTACAAAATAGTTCTAGCATTGCTTggtttataaaaaataagaagataatcCATGTTTTTGaatggtgtgtgtttgtgtgtgtgcgtgtgtttgcaGTTTGAGCAGGAAAGCTTGTAAGATatgaagagaaagtaaaaaatgggAACGTCCTACTTATTGCCTTTAATAGTTTCACTATCTGGGCTTGTTGCCACCATAAGCATAGCTCATAACTCATCTCCTGAAATATAGTTTTCTCTTTATCTGGGGCATCAAAATCTAGTATATTGGTCTCTTGTTTCTTATACTTTACCCTGCCTCCATTTAAGACATCTTCctattcttctctccttctcttttactCAGGGACCAGGAATGAACATTTTTCTGATCTGATTAATACAGAAAGATTGCATAAGATGCATGCCTTTATGGCCTTAGAAGCTACTAGAAATTACTTTTCCTATTTACGGGTTTTCCATCTACCtactgactttatttatttttaaggttttttaaatttaattttgtttggggggtgcagagagagggagagagagtcccaagcagactccccattgtcagtgtggagcccaatgcaggactcaaactcacaaaccatgagatcatgacctgagctgaaatcaagagtccgatgcttaactgagccacccaggtgcccctacctacTAAGACTTTAAAGGAGGACATGGTTATTTATCAGGTGAAGTggtcaaattaattaaaatcagtGAAATATATTGACTCCACCACAGTCTGCACATGATTGGGAAGtcgtttttttgttgttgtaacaATGATCATTTCATCTGCTTACACGAATGTCCAATCCCATAGATCAAACTGAGGGAGTGTATTCCACTCCAGAAAATTCAACATCTCATGAAGTTTTAATCAACTCTTTTTTCAGGAAGTTTCTCATGTGCAGGATTGGAGGAGGTGTCAgcgtgagcccgatgtgggggtcgATCTAataaaccgtgagaccatgacctgacctgagccaaatcaagagttagatccccaaccaactgaaccaccggGTTCCctcatttccatatttttgttttaccttttgttttgtctttctcaagAAGGCAGTGATGTGTCTGTATTCTAAGAAGTTCTATACAGGTTCTGACAAGCACTAACTACCAAACATTGAGTGTTTACTTTCTTTCATACATTGTCCTGAGTTCTTCACATATAAACTAACACAGTTCTCACAATAATTCAATGAGTTAAGTGCCATTATTACTCCCatttacagttgagaaaaattAAGGAACTGGGTAAGATTCCATGTAACATATCGTAGTGCCAGCAATAGATGATATGCTATATTTCTAAATTCTTATCCCACGATTTTCCGTACTATTTGTTATCTTTTTATCAGATTATCAGTCTGCTGCAGCCTCAAGAAAAAACAGTGGAGAGGCTCAGGAAAACAGAGGTAATCATACCAATAGGTCctagagacaggagacacagaggcCTTGCAGGGccaaatagaaaatcaccagGGTGAtcaggaggcagaggaaaggagggggaggtggggagggtggcaAAGGCAGAGCATTTAAGTGCTTAAGCTCTGGCCTTTGTTGGTATTTccacaggaaaggaaggaagggaagtgtGAACAGTTTAGAATTGGTTAGTTGGAATAAGTTTGGTGGATTTTGTGTTAGAGGTGGAGTGTCTAGTTTCCTGGTGCTTGGCCCCAAGATAATTAAGGCAGAGGGATACTGTTTCCTGGCAGATAAAGGAGGTATGGACTGGTTAGTTTGCATATCGAAGGTATGATCCTGGCTGGGCCCTTTGTTACCTTAAGAATTAACTAACCCAGCCAGAGAGGGGTGGGTCTCTCCCAGCCAGAAAGGTTTTGTAAGATATCAAAACATCATAATATgcaaaaaattacatatacatatatatttttatatataatataaaaccttacatataatgtatattttatcatatacaaatttaatttttatatatattttgtttacatttatacattttatatttttatattttcttatatatttatataatataaattatatacacaaatgtttatataaatatgtatttgtctaatataaatttattttatataatatgtattcatATTACTTGTAtaactattataattattttatgtattataaatatacaaataatgcatatatatatttgcatttatataatacacatttatattatttatatatagcaTATGCTATACTATTTAGCATTTTATCCTTATACCGTCAAGCATTATAAATATATCTAGTGGCCTTTTACTGTTCCTTTAGGTTCTGCCTTTGTCTACTCATGTCACCTTAGTAAGATATATTCATGTTTATCAGTAATCTCTTCTCGAGAATCCACTACTTCCTCACCTAACCTCGTTATTTGGGCATCATAGGGAATTTCCTTTCACAAAATTTCTATAATATATAGCTTTTTATTGCCTTGGTCATAGTCCATTGGTATATGTAGCTACAGAAGGTCATATAATGATCTCTTACTTTCAATCAAGCAGTAaagtattttagattttattgcATTAGGGACTTCTTAGTTATAGCCACATCTATATTCCTACTGACTGTGAACCAGTCTGTTTTTTCCTATGATGTTATAGCAGTAATCCTTCTAGTTTCCCTTCaaagaaaaatgtgcaaaatCTCATTCAGAGCGGTATTCTCTATTCAATGATTTGGCTATgacaaaatcataaggaaaacaaaatgaaacttttgGATGATTTTAAGCTTGTAGAATGgctaatgaaaaagtaaaaaagagtaCATAAGGTTTACTGAATAAATTTATAAGGAAAGAGAGCAAATTATAAAAATTCCAGAAGTTTGAGGTGGGTGTGAAATGGGGCAGTACAATCAAAAGAGTAATTTTCTTGGCCAGATAACACCAGTAAAATGAACGAAAGCACCTAGGTTAGGTCGAGCTCCATTATGGACATTACAGTGGCTCACAGCCAACCCTGCCTTTTTGCATCTGAAACACATTAATATCGTCAGAATATTTAAGCTACACTGGTTTTCCAATTGATCCGTTTCTGTAGGTTACTATCCTATCCTAATTTATGGTGCCTGTTTATTCAATTGACTTCCTATCAATCTTCACAACTTTCTGTCTTCTCTAGAATCTGTGACTACTTCTATCACCATCTACCCCATTCTGCTTATATATCCACTTTGAAAGCTAACCAAACAGAATTATCTCAGTGAGTCAAATACACTCTGCCTCTACTGATAAAAGAACAACTCCTCCATATCATTTCCATGAACCTGGATAATGGGTCTGCACATAGTCAGCTCAACCAGTATTTGCAGAAAGAACAAATCTCCTCATTCCCCACTCTGAGAGTCAATTCCTAAGATCTGTGGGACAGTATTTTACTCCctaaaccacaaaaaaaaaaaaaaatgggaagactgGGAAAGGCTGCCACTTTCTGGAGATTTTGAGCTTTGAAAACAATGGACAGGTCTATGGGATTGAGAATCTATCCTATGCCTTCAAGTGCCACAGAGGGATTTCTCTTAATCTGAAAGGTGTCTGGAGTTTGGAGATAGATATAGACAAAGGAGCTAATATTGTCCTCTATGACACCATCTGAGAACACTTCAGAACCTAGCAAGATCAATGCTCTTAGAATCATAAATTCCATTTCTACAATTTCATGCAGACACCCACACTGGctttgggaaaagatattcaagaATCCTGTTCTAATAGTGACTTGTTGATTCCCCAAAATTAAAAGTAGTGGCCACATTTCCATCTATGTTTTTTTATGTTATAGAAGACGTGATGAGAATTCCCTTATTTTTCACCCATAATTTTTCTCTGAATAGGTATCAGAGTCAGTGGAGAGAAAAGGATTTATCACCCTGATGGGATCTACCAACATGTCATATCTGAACCCAAAGACTGTGACCCTGATTGGGATCCCTGGACTAGAGCATGTGCAGTTTTGGATCGGATTTCCCTTCCTTGGAGTGTGCCTGGTGGCTGTGCTGGGGAACATCTTCTTGTTAATCATCATCCCTACAGAACGCAGTCTTCACCAACCCATGTACATCTTCCTAGCAGTTTTGGCAGCCACTGACCTAGGTCTCTGTGTAGCCATCGCTCCCAAGATGTTGGCCATCTTCTGGTTTGGCTTGTGCTCCATGGCTTTTGATGCTTGCCTCACTCAGCTCTTCTTTATTCATGCCTTGCAGGGCATGGAATCTGGTATCCTGTTGGCCATGGCCTTTGACCGCTATGTTGCCATCTGTGATCCTTTGAGGCACACATCCATCCTCACACCTCTCTTTCTAGTTCAAATCGTACTGGTGGTAGTAGTCCGGGCAACGGTGCTTGTTGGAATTTTACCCATTCTGCTTAAACGCCTGCAACTTTTCCAATCTGTGGTCATTGTCCATTCCTACTGTGAGCACATGGCTGTGGTCAAGTTGGCTGCAGAAGATGTCCATATTAATAAATCATATGGGCTCTTTGTGGCCTTTGCAATTCTAGGCTTTGACATGATCTTTGTCTTCATCTCCTACATTCTGATATTTCAGGCTGTTTTTCGTCTTCCCCAGAAGGAGGCACGACGCAAAGCATTCAATACTTGTACTGCCCATATTGTTGTCTTCCTGGAGTTTTAtatccttgcctttttttccttcttcagccACCGTTTTGGACATGTATCACCCTATGTTCATATCCTCTTGTCTACCACCTATCTGCTTGTGCCCCCTGCCCTTAACCCCATTGTCTATGGTGTGAAGACCAAGGAGATCCGCATGCGGGTTGCTCAGATTTGTATTCTGAAGCCTGACATCCAGAAGTGATCTAAGAACAGAATGACACCGGAAAAATGTATACTTACCCATTTATGATGGAAACTCCTTGCACTATGTCTATGTTGGTGGGAGTTTCACATTATAAGGATCTCCCCTAAATAATCTATATTACCCAAACAAAAGGAATCAGAAGGTGAGATAAACTTGAGTAACAAGTATATAAGCATCTCATTAATTCCTATAATCTCCCCCAtatctctattcctttcttcctttatcttttctttttaccttcctTCCAtcaatctttcttgttttttttcttccttcctcatttGCACATCTATTGTATCTTTCTGCAATACCAAGAAGCAGTTTATCCTTTATGTGTAACAGTGACAAAGACAGATTCCATGATTTCAAAAGATGAGAGTATAGCTACAATATAAACTACTGagcaaatataatttaatgttatttaggCCATggtaaaagaataagaaaagatcTACTTTCACATGTGAGAAGCAactaatttagattttaaaaagaatcggAGAAGACCTCATATAGGAAGTCAAGACAAATGTGAGATTTGAATAATGCATTttacttaaaatgataaaatgttattaaccaagatttcacatttttaaaacactatcATCATAACTCATATAGATGTGGAGAAGTATGTGCGGGTGTGTGTGCATCTAACCTCCTTGAGCAGTGATTCAGGAAAAAGCAGGCTCATCTGTGCCTTTGTTAGTGATCAATAATACACAGAATTCTGAAGTAGGGAATTATGTATTAATATATCAATGTCTGACACATGGTTTTATTTAGTTGTACAAATATAGTCATTTTATTGGATAAATGAACAACTCAACTTTTCAGAGTTGCCATTGACTAGCTTGTGATGGCCTTGGAAGGAGTTCATTCTCTGTATAGTCTGGTAACTCActatgaacttattttttttccctaaatgatATTAGGAGACACTTCCAACATTTTTGAGATGTAATCCATCAACATGAGCAGTTCTCTGATGAGGGGCATGAAACTTCTTAAAGGGCTTACAAGCTAGTGAAGAAAATCCAAAGACTTTGAAGTTTATCTATATCTCCTTTAGTTCCCTTTTCATGTCAGACCTTCTTGTCCAGCGTCTCTGTGGCTTGAGAGCAGATACACTACCATTATTATCACCATATGGACACCAATAATCTTAACTCAGTTGGTTTCTCTATTTACCAtagtggtttgtctccctcctctTTATGGTCAAGCTAAAGACTTATACTATGTCTTATAGTAGGAATAGAAGATTAAAGTTTACCCTATGATGATCTCAGTATATAAACAGGTGAGTATGGATAAGAGTGTCTATCAAGGGTTTCCCCAAAAGCAAATCAAAGCAATAATTTTAGTGTATGTAGTATATTTGGGACTTGCTTCAAGAAAAAAGTTTGCAAGGGACTGAGCAAGAAAGATAATGAAGGGAAGTAAGCCATTCATGTGTGCATGACTGAGCAGGTTACTGCTATGGATTACCAGAGCTCTTTCCTGTTGAAGGTATTTGGAAAAGGTAAGGGTCACACCTTGAAACTGTACCAATGAGGGGCTAGAAACAGCATATTTATCTAGAAATCTCCATCTCTTGTTAGATGGTAACTCATAAAATATCACCTTCCCAACACTTCTCACATGTACTATTTATGGACAGAGCATGCTCCCCAGGTCATAGAAAGGTCTTGGAGTCATGGGAATCCACTGAAATGAAGAGACTATCTACAGGCAATATATGGAGCAGGTTGAGGGTAAATGGACAGTCTTCTATAATGTagctaagaaaatgtttttctgggtaaacatgaaaaaaacaagtaaacagaaGACAGTTAAGTTCCTTCATGATTTCACAGACTTAGACAAGGTATGGAACAATGCTAAATGTGTCATGTACtccagagaaagaatccccatgAAATAGATTTGTAGGAGAATGAATACATAGGTCTCAGGTACCAAGCAGTCAGATATTTATGGCAAAAATTCTGAAGTATGAGCTATttagaagaacaaatgaaaacactagtttTCCAATATGTGGAGACTTTCCCTGTTACCTGAGCCAGTGGAAAACTGAGTTTGGTTATATAGCCTTTCTACTGGGAAGGAGGGGGCATCCTTTGTTTCCCAGGCAGACAAGATAAGGCTcactggatgatttttttttttttggtattatctTGTGTGTCTTCACAAGAAATATTGAGACATATTGAATTAAATTCTTATCCTAAAGTGATTTTTGTAATAAGAAagattcttttatatattttgtgggACTAGAATTCTATCTAGAgccttttatgttttttacttaaaaaaattttgtttaatgtttatttatttttgagagagagagagagagagagagcgcaggggaggggcagagagagggggagacaaggaatctgaagtaggctccgggctctgagctgtcagcacaaagcccaacgcagggctccaactcaccaaccatgagatcatgacctgagcctaagtcagaggcttaaccaaccaagccacccaggtatccccccacccccatctagagtcttttaaaagaaagacatacAAAAGGCAGACCAAAAGAGTGagatttccaaataagataaactagctgtcttcaaaaaaaatatggaatatacTAGTGAAAGAAACTTTCAATCTTCCTGCCACGATCTGatcaaaatccaaaacaggtGTGAGAGCTATTAatctatttatccatttattaattcattattttgtttaaactCAGTATCTATATTGTGTACATAGTATGAAAGGCTCTGAAAGAGCCTAAATAATGTTCAtgcagtccctgccctcaagaaattCTCTCCAGGAAAACAGtactgtaaaaatattaaaaacatggaTATTTTGATCAGACAGATGTAAGCTTGACTTTTGACTCTACTACCTAATAGCTGtgtgttataaaaagaaaatttaaaagtattttaattgtCTAAACCTAGTTTCCCTCATCTTTATAATTGGGATAATAATAACTCCCTTAAAGGACGATTATATGGAcataacaatttaaaatgtgttttaagcaTAGTACATAATGATAAGGTGCTTAAAAGatagttattatcattattaaaattgttaacaataataatgaagacaggcattaaaaatttaatataaaatgcaaTGAAGTCATTGTTATGACAGCGACCTGAGATAAGGAAAAATAGACGGAGTAAGGAAACACTGGTGGTGTATTTTTTTGTTGCTTCcactataaaattttaatatattgaagaaaatcttactataataaaatttatatttcccttctAGTCCTCTTGATATGCAGCTTTTTGCTCTGAATGGAAATAagaatacctatttttaaaagtagtgcAAATTTGAAACATCCTAAAGGAAATATTTGATACATAGACAGTTTATGACTTCTAATGGAAGTTGATTTTAGGGAAAACCTGAAGTTAAATTCTATAAAAACTCCAATAAATGTCTATGCCTTTACAATCATAGGATATTATGTGTTAATAGATGTTCACGTACCAATGCCCAAGTGAGATCAGTTAGAGAGAAAATTCCTATGTGTAATCTGACTCAAGCTCCTACTTCATAACCACAGCAGAATTAAATTCTacattgcatttatttcttttccagcattgtggagatataattgacatataacactgttcaggtttaagatgtacaatgtgtTGATTCAAAACACATATAGTGCAAAATGATACCACCACAGTGTTAGCTAACACCAGCATCATGTCACATAATaaccatttcttttctgttgtaagaacatttaagatgttATCTCtcaacaactttcaagtatataatacagtattgctaGCTATAATCCCTATAATATGCATTAGACCCCCAGaacttataactggaaatttgtactctttgaccaacatctccccttcctccatccccagcccctggtaaccaccattctactctgtttctatgagtttggcctttatagattccacatgtaagtgatatcatatagtatttgtattttctgatttatttcacttaacataatgccctcaaggtccagcCATGTTGTGACAAACAATAGGatgtccttctttctcatagCTGAATGAtcttccattgtgtgtgtgtgtgtgtgtgtgtgtgtgtgtgtgtgtttgtccattcatccactgattgACACTTAGATTTTCTCCGTATCATGGCTATTGTTAATATTGCTGTAATAAACATGGGAGTAGAAATATCTCTTTGATagtctattttcatt
Proteins encoded in this window:
- the LOC122484251 gene encoding olfactory receptor 52A1-like — protein: MGSTNMSYLNPKTVTLIGIPGLEHVQFWIGFPFLGVCLVAVLGNIFLLIIIPTERSLHQPMYIFLAVLAATDLGLCVAIAPKMLAIFWFGLCSMAFDACLTQLFFIHALQGMESGILLAMAFDRYVAICDPLRHTSILTPLFLVQIVLVVVVRATVLVGILPILLKRLQLFQSVVIVHSYCEHMAVVKLAAEDVHINKSYGLFVAFAILGFDMIFVFISYILIFQAVFRLPQKEARRKAFNTCTAHIVVFLEFYILAFFSFFSHRFGHVSPYVHILLSTTYLLVPPALNPIVYGVKTKEIRMRVAQICILKPDIQK